In Chloroflexota bacterium, a genomic segment contains:
- a CDS encoding transposase gives MNKTRAQRERLKGFLDSMLVSLDRSERRRWGGVYVRGLLATGGRKATASMAAHVSDGNVQAMQQFIGQSP, from the coding sequence ATGAACAAAACACGTGCTCAACGCGAACGACTGAAGGGTTTTCTGGACAGCATGTTGGTGTCCCTGGACCGCTCGGAGCGTCGTCGGTGGGGTGGTGTCTACGTGCGGGGACTGCTAGCGACAGGTGGACGCAAGGCAACGGCGAGCATGGCCGCCCATGTGTCGGACGGCAACGTGCAAGCGATGCAGCAGTTTATCGGTCAGAGTCC